From Triticum aestivum cultivar Chinese Spring chromosome 4A, IWGSC CS RefSeq v2.1, whole genome shotgun sequence, a single genomic window includes:
- the LOC123084896 gene encoding uncharacterized protein: protein MKGKNLGVQALLLNINPRAFYSACGCHSLNLTLCDMAKTCGKAKDFFGIIQRIYTTFANSTKKWKILKGNIGEGLTLKSVSSTRWESRINSVKAIRFQISDIREALLQVADVDKDPKTSSEAKSLANNELGDFEFVVAIIIWYDILAAVNLISKDLQSKDMLIDVAIEKVQGLITFFKGYRDTRFTTAVEIAREIALEIDIDPAFRKKREIKRKKQFDENPDDVLDASQSAQESFRIKYFLPVVDQAIASLTTRFEQYKSYEKTFGSLFTSHALNSLDDKNLRSSCSSLETALRSGDKSNIDGNDLYVELKLLQDFIPKEKKYGTY from the coding sequence ATGAAAGGTAAGAATCTGGGGGTTCAAGCCTTGCTTTTGAATATAAATCCTAGAGCTTTTTATTCTGCATGTGGGTGTCATAGCCTTAATTTAACActatgtgatatggccaagacttGTGGTAAAGCTAAGGACTTCTTTGGAATCATACAACGTATCTACACAACATTTGCTAATTCCACTAAGAAATGGAAGATTTTGAAAGGTAATATAGGAGAAGGATTGACTCTGAAATCAGTCTCATCTACTCGTTGGGAGAGTCGCATAAATAGTGTCAAAGCTATTAGGTTTCAGATTTCAGACATACGAGAAGCTCTACTGCAAGTAGCTGATGTCGATAAAGATCCTAAAACTAGTAGTGAAGCTAAATCTCTAGCAAATAATGAACTTGGTGATTTCGAATTTGTAGTAGCGATAATCATTTGGTATGATATATTGGCTGCAGTAAATTTGATTAGCAAGGACTTACAGTCAAAAGATATGCTTATTGATGTTGCCATTGAAAAAGTGCAAGGCTTGATTACCTTTTTTAAAGGTTACAGAGACACTCGTTTCACTACTGCAGTAGAAATAGCAAGGGAAATAGCACTCGAAATAGATATCGACCCTGCATTTCGGAAAAAGCGTGAAATTAAAAGAAAAAAACAATTTGATGAGAATCCTGATGATGTGTTAGATGCTTCACAATCTGCACAAGAGTCGTTTAGGATAAAGTACTTCTTACCTGTTGTTGATCAAGCTATTGCTTCACTTACTACGAGATTTGAGCAATATAAATCATACGAAAAAACTTTTGGTTCCTTGTTTACTTCTCATGCACTAAACTCATTGGATGATAAAAATTTGAGGTCTTCTTGCAGTAGCCTTGAGACTGCACTTAGAAGTGGTGACAAATCTAACATTGATGGTAATGATTTATATGTTGAGTTAAAGTTACTCCAAGATTTCAttccaaaggaaaaaaaatatggGACCTATTGa